In the Topomyia yanbarensis strain Yona2022 chromosome 3, ASM3024719v1, whole genome shotgun sequence genome, one interval contains:
- the LOC131690086 gene encoding WD repeat-containing protein 48 homolog isoform X2 gives MLTHKNNQGGRKKMQVSFVIRDAEEKRHRNGVNALQLDPVNGRLYSAGRDAIIRVWNSTQPNSQEPYIQSMEHHNDWVNDIVLCCGGRNLISASCDTTVKVWNAHKGFCMSTLRTHRDYVQALAYAKDREQVASAGLDKAIFLWDVNTLTALTASNNTVTTSSITGSKDSIYSLAMNPSGTIIVSGSTENTLRIWDPRTCNKIAKLKGHTENVKALVVSEDGTQVVSGSSDGKIKLWSIGQQRCIQTISVHSEGVWALLMTDNFSHVISGSRDKKIIMTELRNATNSVLICEERAPVLSLCYNIDQTGVWATTWNSDVRCWKLNKTEKLSNYNYSSNTSINSSSGGIVDGVPTTNSTAAVGSTNAAGATGSCQGKGYEVACIKGGAAIKKYHVLNDKRFMLTKDSEQNVAIYDVLKVKKVEDLGKVDYEEEVKKRSQRVYVPNWFTVDLKTGMPTIVLGQDEVDCFAAWVSAEAGLSEHAESGTDPKVNYGSLLLQALLEYWKPPPPHHHLQGGPDMENGCDGDIRGNEYFIVPKHTPIIFSEVGGRNVCRLLVKDAAGETESALLSETVPSWVTNVVIERTIPKFIKLPFYLLAHPSMLKQDRSKKERLIANEFIQCRKVCEHVLEKVLGTELPPSTGNSNSSQNNSQSDANSEGSQVPAEERIELLCNDVVCDPNMDLRTVRHFIWKQSSDLTFHYRTKSN, from the exons ATGTTGACGCATAAAAACAACCAGGGCGGCCGGAAGAAGATGCAG GTATCGTTTGTCATTCGCGATGCGGAAGAGAAACGACACCGCAACGGGGTAAATGCTCTCCAGCTGGATCCGGTCAATGGTCGGCTCTACTCGGCCGGTCGCGATGCCATCATTCGTGTGTGGAACTCGACCCAACCGAACTCACAGGAACCGTACATTCAAAGTATGGAACATCACAACGATTGGGTGAATGACATTGTCCTGTGTTGTGGCGGACGGAATT TAATTAGTGCCAGTTGTGACACTACAGTCAAAGTTTGGAACGCCCACAAAGGATTCTGCATGTCGACGCTGCGAACTCATCGGGATTACGTACAGGCTTTGGCATATGCAAAGGATCGCGAGCAGGTTGCCAGCGCCGGACTGGACAAAGCGATCTTTCTGTGGGATGTAAATACGTTGACGGCACTGACGGCTTCCAACAATACCGTTACGA CATCGAGCATAACCGGATCAAAAGATTCGATCTACAGCCTGGCAATGAACCCTTCCGGAACGATCATTGTAAGTGGTTCCACCGAGAATACACTCCGCATATGGGACCCTCGAACGTGCAATAAAATTGCGAAACTGAAAGGACACACCGAAAACGTAAAGGCGCTGGTGGTCTCCGAAGACGGTACGCAGGTCGTATCGGGCAGCTCTGATGGAAAGATTAAGCTGTGGAGCATAGGCCAGCAGCGCTGCATCCAGACAATCAGTGTCCACTCGGAAG GCGTTTGGGCACTGCTCATGACGGACAACTTTTCGCATGTGATCTCCGGTAGCAGGGATAAAAAGATTATCATGACGGAGCTGCGCAATGCAACGAATAGTGTACTTATCTGCGAGGAACGGGCACCGGTACTGAGTCTATGTTACAACATTGATCAAACCGGCGTTTGGGCGACGACCTGGAATAGCGACGTTCGCTGTTGGAAGCTTAACAAGACGGAAAAGTTAAGCAACTACAACTACAGCAGCAACACTAGCATCAATAGCAGCAGTGGAGGAATCGTTGATGGGGTTCCGACAACGAATTCAACGGCTGCAGTTGGATCAACGAATGCTGCTGGTGCAACCGGTAGTTGCCAGGGCAAGGGATATGAAGTGGCTTGCATCAAGGGAGGGGCGGCAATCAAAAAGTACCACGTGTTAAACGATAAGAGGTTTATGCTGACAAAAGACAGCGAACAGAACGTGGCAATATATGACGTGTTGAAAGTGAAGAAAGTGGAGGATTTGGGAAAAGTTGACTACGAAGAGGAAGTTAAAAAGCGCAGTCAAAGGGTTTATGTTCCGAACTGGTTCACGGTGGATTTAAAAACAGGG ATGCCAACTATAGTCCTAGGTCAGGATGAGGTGGATTGTTTTGCGGCGTGGGTCTCCGCCGAGGCTGGTCTATCGGAACACGCCGAATCGGGTACGGATCCAAAAGTAAACTACGGTAGCCTTTTGCTACAGGCCTTGTTGGAATATTGGAAACCTCCTCCACCTCATCATCACCTGCAGGGAGGACCCGATATGGAAAACGGTTGTGATGGAGACATTCGTGGAAACGAGTACTTTATTGTACCGAAACACACTCCGATTATTTTCAGCGAAGTTGGCGGTCGAAACGTTTGTCGACTGTTGGTGAAAGATGCCGCCGGAGAGACAGAAAGTGCTCTGCTTAGCGAAACGGTTCCGTCCTGGGTGACCAATGTTGTAATCGAGCGAACGATTCCCAAGTTCATCAAGCTTCCCTTCTACCTGTTGGCACATCCTTCGATGCTGAAGCAGGATCGCAGTAAAAAG GAACGGCTAATCGCCAACGAGTTCATCCAGTGTCGGAAAGTGTGCGAGCATGTGCTGGAAAAAGTGCTAGGCACCGAGCTACCGCCCAGTACCGGTAACTCCAACTCATCCCAGAACAACAGCCAAAGCGATGCCAACTCCGAGGGCAGCCAGGTACCAGCTGAGGAGCGGATTGAGCTGCTGTGTAACGATGTG GTCTGCGATCCCAACATGGACCTTCGAACGGTGCGGCATTTCATCTGGAAGCAATCGTCGGACCTCACCTTTCACTACCGAACCAAGTCAAATTAG
- the LOC131690086 gene encoding WD repeat-containing protein 48 homolog isoform X1 — protein sequence MLTHKNNQGGRKKMQVSFVIRDAEEKRHRNGVNALQLDPVNGRLYSAGRDAIIRVWNSTQPNSQEPYIQSMEHHNDWVNDIVLCCGGRNLISASCDTTVKVWNAHKGFCMSTLRTHRDYVQALAYAKDREQVASAGLDKAIFLWDVNTLTALTASNNTVTTSSITGSKDSIYSLAMNPSGTIIVSGSTENTLRIWDPRTCNKIAKLKGHTENVKALVVSEDGTQVVSGSSDGKIKLWSIGQQRCIQTISVHSEGVWALLMTDNFSHVISGSRDKKIIMTELRNATNSVLICEERAPVLSLCYNIDQTGVWATTWNSDVRCWKLNKTEKLSNYNYSSNTSINSSSGGIVDGVPTTNSTAAVGSTNAAGATGSCQGKGYEVACIKGGAAIKKYHVLNDKRFMLTKDSEQNVAIYDVLKVKKVEDLGKVDYEEEVKKRSQRVYVPNWFTVDLKTGMPTIVLGQDEVDCFAAWVSAEAGLSEHAESGTDPKVNYGSLLLQALLEYWKPPPPHHHLQGGPDMENGCDGDIRGNEYFIVPKHTPIIFSEVGGRNVCRLLVKDAAGETESALLSETVPSWVTNVVIERTIPKFIKLPFYLLAHPSMLKQDRSKKLDLINQERLIANEFIQCRKVCEHVLEKVLGTELPPSTGNSNSSQNNSQSDANSEGSQVPAEERIELLCNDVVCDPNMDLRTVRHFIWKQSSDLTFHYRTKSN from the exons ATGTTGACGCATAAAAACAACCAGGGCGGCCGGAAGAAGATGCAG GTATCGTTTGTCATTCGCGATGCGGAAGAGAAACGACACCGCAACGGGGTAAATGCTCTCCAGCTGGATCCGGTCAATGGTCGGCTCTACTCGGCCGGTCGCGATGCCATCATTCGTGTGTGGAACTCGACCCAACCGAACTCACAGGAACCGTACATTCAAAGTATGGAACATCACAACGATTGGGTGAATGACATTGTCCTGTGTTGTGGCGGACGGAATT TAATTAGTGCCAGTTGTGACACTACAGTCAAAGTTTGGAACGCCCACAAAGGATTCTGCATGTCGACGCTGCGAACTCATCGGGATTACGTACAGGCTTTGGCATATGCAAAGGATCGCGAGCAGGTTGCCAGCGCCGGACTGGACAAAGCGATCTTTCTGTGGGATGTAAATACGTTGACGGCACTGACGGCTTCCAACAATACCGTTACGA CATCGAGCATAACCGGATCAAAAGATTCGATCTACAGCCTGGCAATGAACCCTTCCGGAACGATCATTGTAAGTGGTTCCACCGAGAATACACTCCGCATATGGGACCCTCGAACGTGCAATAAAATTGCGAAACTGAAAGGACACACCGAAAACGTAAAGGCGCTGGTGGTCTCCGAAGACGGTACGCAGGTCGTATCGGGCAGCTCTGATGGAAAGATTAAGCTGTGGAGCATAGGCCAGCAGCGCTGCATCCAGACAATCAGTGTCCACTCGGAAG GCGTTTGGGCACTGCTCATGACGGACAACTTTTCGCATGTGATCTCCGGTAGCAGGGATAAAAAGATTATCATGACGGAGCTGCGCAATGCAACGAATAGTGTACTTATCTGCGAGGAACGGGCACCGGTACTGAGTCTATGTTACAACATTGATCAAACCGGCGTTTGGGCGACGACCTGGAATAGCGACGTTCGCTGTTGGAAGCTTAACAAGACGGAAAAGTTAAGCAACTACAACTACAGCAGCAACACTAGCATCAATAGCAGCAGTGGAGGAATCGTTGATGGGGTTCCGACAACGAATTCAACGGCTGCAGTTGGATCAACGAATGCTGCTGGTGCAACCGGTAGTTGCCAGGGCAAGGGATATGAAGTGGCTTGCATCAAGGGAGGGGCGGCAATCAAAAAGTACCACGTGTTAAACGATAAGAGGTTTATGCTGACAAAAGACAGCGAACAGAACGTGGCAATATATGACGTGTTGAAAGTGAAGAAAGTGGAGGATTTGGGAAAAGTTGACTACGAAGAGGAAGTTAAAAAGCGCAGTCAAAGGGTTTATGTTCCGAACTGGTTCACGGTGGATTTAAAAACAGGG ATGCCAACTATAGTCCTAGGTCAGGATGAGGTGGATTGTTTTGCGGCGTGGGTCTCCGCCGAGGCTGGTCTATCGGAACACGCCGAATCGGGTACGGATCCAAAAGTAAACTACGGTAGCCTTTTGCTACAGGCCTTGTTGGAATATTGGAAACCTCCTCCACCTCATCATCACCTGCAGGGAGGACCCGATATGGAAAACGGTTGTGATGGAGACATTCGTGGAAACGAGTACTTTATTGTACCGAAACACACTCCGATTATTTTCAGCGAAGTTGGCGGTCGAAACGTTTGTCGACTGTTGGTGAAAGATGCCGCCGGAGAGACAGAAAGTGCTCTGCTTAGCGAAACGGTTCCGTCCTGGGTGACCAATGTTGTAATCGAGCGAACGATTCCCAAGTTCATCAAGCTTCCCTTCTACCTGTTGGCACATCCTTCGATGCTGAAGCAGGATCGCAGTAAAAAG CTTGATCTAATCAACCAGGAACGGCTAATCGCCAACGAGTTCATCCAGTGTCGGAAAGTGTGCGAGCATGTGCTGGAAAAAGTGCTAGGCACCGAGCTACCGCCCAGTACCGGTAACTCCAACTCATCCCAGAACAACAGCCAAAGCGATGCCAACTCCGAGGGCAGCCAGGTACCAGCTGAGGAGCGGATTGAGCTGCTGTGTAACGATGTG GTCTGCGATCCCAACATGGACCTTCGAACGGTGCGGCATTTCATCTGGAAGCAATCGTCGGACCTCACCTTTCACTACCGAACCAAGTCAAATTAG